ATTGAAGAATCTCGTAAAAACCTAGAATTAAGCTATTTATCACACCTCACTTCAATAGATGATGTAAGAAAATGCGTAGAAGATTTTTGCTTTAACAATGCTGCTGCTTTTGTAAAAAAGCACTATCCATCCAAAGAAAGTATGGAGCAATAGGCAGCATCAATCTTTCAATTGACTTTTATCTTTCTTGAGTTAATGTAAAGACATTTTCTTTTTCGAGTCCCCTAACCTCGTGCTCCACAGTGACAGGAATTTCATAAATATCGAATTCCCCGAACTCTAGCACCTTACCTTGGATTTCGAATTCTATTCTTCCTTTTAACATGGTCAGCATGGTAGGTACATTGGTATGATGCTTCTTAAGTACCTGCTCTTTTACTAAGGCAATTGCAAATAAATTGAGTTTATCTGTTTTGTAGACTTGAAGAACTCCTGGTCTTTCTTCAGATAAAGTGATGTTTTTGAGAATATTCATGGGTCTATTTTTTTATAAAACACAGTACTTGGCACTGTCTATTTCCAATTTAAGAAAAAGCTAAACCCCTTCCCTTTAAAACCATCTATTTCAAGCCTTTCTCAACTTTTAAGTCCCAATTTTCATCAATAATGAAGAATAGTTTACTTAATCCGTGTTGTCTTCGCCAAATATCTCCTTGACAACCCATCCTTTACCCCACTCTTCTTTTTCCTTTTCAGTCCAAAGTTCTGGGTAAAAAATCACTTTTTGAAAACGTGGAGGAAGGTATTTTTGCCAGTTGGTTCCACCCGTTGCAGCAATGTCCACCGGATCTTTTTGAAGATATCTCACAGCAGATTTATAGTGTGCCAAAGGCCAAAAAACATTTGCTTTTAAGTCAAACTTCTTCATTGCCTCTGTCAATTCATCCGATTTATCAGAACAATCTATGTATTTATGCCACAGATTTTTACGTCTATATAATTCAATTATTTCTTTAAGCCTCTTACCATACTTTGCTTCGAAGTTTTTGAGTGTCAAAGTTTTCTCTCCTGTGGCAAGTTCTATAGCTCCTTGCTGCCAATATAGATGCTCAAATAAATCATCTGCTGGAGAATGATAATCATGTTCATCCCGATTTTTCAGTGCAACTAGATTAAAAGCATCTGCTGCCATCAGCTCAATTTCTCTATACTGGGCAGACTGAAAACCGCTGGAAGGAAGAAGCGACATCCTGAATTTTAGAAATTGCTCCCTTTCCATTCCTTTCCACATCATGGCAAAAGAAGAAATCAAATGATCAAAATACATATTGATTCTTTCTAGCCTAGTTAGGAAAAAACTCTCCGAAATAGGTTCTTGAATGGAGATTTGCTCCATTTCAGAAATTATTAATTTGAAATAGAGCTCGGTGATCTGGTGGTAGATGATAAAAATCTTCTCATCATGAAAAGAAGTCTTCGGTTGCTGCAAGGAAAGCAGCACATCCAAATTAATGTATTCCCAGTAGGTTAAATAGTCCGCATAGAGTAATCCTTCTAGATAGGAAAGCATATCTTGTCCAGAAGCTTTGAATTTGCTTTGGAGTTGTTCTATTTTTTCAAGGATTTGTGGATCAAATTGATCTTGATTCATGGGTATTTTTGTTAAAAAAAGATAGACTTTTAGAAAGCAATCTATTTACTTCGGAACAGTTGGAATTTAATGATGATGTAAAAATCACTGATTCGTACTAATAAACCAAAATACTCAAGCGTCAATGGCTATTCAAAAAACCCAAAAACAAGACTTATTTGAGGGAGTGGACTTCCTACAAATTGATGATTTATTGACAGAAGAGCACCTTTTGATCCGTAATTCCATGCGGGATTTCGTCAAAAAAGAAATTTCTCCTTACATCGAGAATTGGTCTCAAAAAGCTCATTTTCCCACTGAAATTGTCAAGAAATTTGGGGAAGTCGGTGCTTTCGGCCCTCAGCTACCCGAAGAATATGGCTGCGGTGGCTTGGATTACATTTCCTATGGATTGATCATGCAGGAAATTGAAAGAGGAGATTCTGGGATGAGATCTACCGCCTCTGTTCAAGGTTCCTTGGTCATGTACCCTATTTATAAATTCGGCTCAGAAGAACAGCGGAAAAAGTATTTACCTAAACTGGCATCGGGAGATATGCTAGGTTGTTTTGGTTTAACGGAACCGGATCATGGATCCAATCCCAGTGGCATGGTAACCAATTTCAAAGACATGGGAGACTATTATCTTTTAAATGGAGCCAAAATGTGGATTTCAAATTCCCCTGAGGCTGATATCGCTGTAGTATGGGCAAAAAATGAGGAAGGAAGAATCCATGGATTAATCGTGGAACGAGGAATGGAAGGCTTCACCACGCCTACTACTCACAATAAATGGTCACTAAGAGCCTCATGCACAGGTGAACTGGTGTTTGATAACGTTAAGGTACCCAAAGAGAACTTATTGCCTAATAAATCCGGATTGGGTGCTCCATTGATGTGTTTGGATTCTGCGAGATTTGGCATTGCCTGGGGAGCGATTGGCGCTGCGATGGACTGTTATGAGTCTGCAAGAAAGTATGCTGCGGAAAGAATTCAATTTGATAAGCCTATTGCTAGTTTCCAGCTGGTTCAAAAGAAGTTATCAGAAATGCTTACTGAGATCACCAAAGCCCAGCTTTTGGCCTGGAAAGTAGGCAAGATGATGAATGAGGGCAAAGCCAAGACGGTTCATATTTCCATGGCAAAGCGGAACAATGTGGAAATGGCCCTAAACATTGCCCGAGAAGCCAGACAGATTCATGGAGGAATGGGAATTACGGGAGAATACCCGATTATGCGCCATATGATGAACTTAGAATCCGTGATTACTTATGAAGGAACACATGATATTCACTTGCTGATTTTGGGTCAGGAGATAACTGGGATTCCAGCTTTTAAGTAGTCTTTAAAAGAAATAGGGCTTTGGAGAAAAGTTACCAAAGCCCTATTTCTTTTTTAATTCATTATTTTTTCAAAACCAGAATAATTTACTTTTTCCTCCCTACGAAAACCTCAAATAGAATTACTTTATCTTAACAATCCTTCCCAAAAACACTTCTTGATCTTTGCCTTTTATAAGGACTAAATACGTTCCTGCAGCTATTCCAGAGGCATCTAACCCTATTCTTGTTGGACTTTCACTGTTTAATCGAATGACAGCGCTAACATCTTTACCATTGCTATCATAAATTTTCCAGGAGCCATTTTCAAACTCTTCATCTCCTACCACTTCCAAAATGACTTCAGAAGAAACTGGATTGGGATAAATCTTTAATTCTTTACTTATGGTTTTTGAACCTAAAATTCCTGAAATAGTCATTTCCACTGGACCAAAAAGTTGGGAGCAACCACCTTCATTTGTTACTTCTACCTTGTATTCACCCATTTTATGGACCTCAATGCTTTGGGTTGTTTGTTCCATCTCCTCCCCATTATAGAACCACTGATACTGATCACCCTCAGGTGCGGTTAACTCATTACCTTCTACCCCTATTTCACCCTCTGGCAATTCATTCGAAGCCACCTCGAGTTTTGCAGTCTCAAATAAACAACCTCCCTCATAGCGAATCACCGCATGGTAAACTCCACCTTCTTCGATTTCTAGAGTCTTTCCTGTTTGACCAGCTATCTCATTTCCATTTCTTCTCCATCGAACAACTTCAAAACCCGCCTCACTTGTTAATTCTATCTCACTCTTTTCACCTATACATATAGACTCTGGACCTTCAATAGTAACTGGTTGAGATACTGTGCTTTTTACGGAAACTATCGCGGTTTTTTCAGTCACATTTCCGGAAAAATCCTCCGCTCTCAATTCTACGGTTATTTCTTTTCCTAAGGATTCACACTCTAAAACAGGCTTATCTATTGTTAGATTTTTTACACCACAATTATCTGATATAGAGGAAATAAACATATCTGGTTTCAATTCAATTCTACCGATAACGACATCCATTTCTACTTCAATATTTTTGGTCTCCAGAATTGGTGGAAGGTTATCCTCTACTTTTACAACTATCGTCTCCTCCCACTCATTTCCTTGGCTGTCCCTGATCAAAACCACTATTGTATTCTCACCTATATCTTCACAATTGAACAGGTTTTTATCGAATGAAATTGTTAAGCCAGAATCCTCTGGTAAGGTCTCCTGAAAAATATCATTTACTGCTATTTCAGCTAGCCCATCCTCGTTAAGAGCCAACTCCAGTTTTTCTTTAACAGGTGGATAAGGCTTACCATCAGGACCTGGATCTTCAGAGAAAACAATTTCTTTGGGTTGGGAGAATACCGGGCAGCCATTAACAGGTAACAGTTCTGCCACATATTTTCCTGAAGAGGTTACAGTCAATATTTTACTATCCGATGATGAAATGAGATCATCTCCTTTATACCATCCAAGCACTGTGTAAGGGAATTCTGAACCAAGTTCAAGTTTCACCTCTTCCCCTATAACACCCGTTGAGGGGCCATCAAGCGATACTTTCTTACTTTCAGTGGCATCCACGGTAAGCAAGGAGGTTGCCTCGGTTACATTCCCGGATTTATCTTCGACACGGATATGAACTTCTATTGGAACAATAGAATTGATATCACCACATCCAATTAAGTCGGGAACCATTTTTATATCTAAATCCTCCCCACAGTTATCACTTAAGCTTGAAATGAAATATTCTGGCTTTAACTCAAAAGTCTTATTCGACACTATATCAATAATGGTCCCAAAACTCTTAACCTCCAACTTGGGTGGTAGGTCATCAATAACAGTCACTCTCACTACCCCATCCCACTTCACTATTCCATCTTTTTAATTTTGACTTGTACTTCATTTAAACCCAAGTCTTCACAAGTGTATATCAGAGGCCTCGAAAATTCATAATCGTAATCCTCAGAGTATCCGGATTTAAAGTAATCAGCGATTTGAGTAGAAAAAGCACCATCTTCTCCTAAAGAAATACTCAATTCCTCTTTCAATTGAGGTTCTTCCTCAATCACACGTAAAGGGATTTTTAGCTGGACTTTATCATTGTATTCTCTTCTTTCAACTTTCTGCAGGTTGTAATTCTGATCCAGCACTGGAAAAATATAAACCGGAGTAAAATCAATTACTGCTAGTTCCTGTTCGCCTTCAGTAACTCTCTGAAGATTGACTTCTAAATGGCCATAATGCTTCCCCCCGTCAGAAAGGATAGGATTCGCGCCAGAAGTATTCCATTGTTCTTTTTCACTTTGATCTGCTGACCATAGGCTATAAGGGTTATATTTCAACAATTGCAAAGGATTTCTTAACCAGTTTCTTTTCTCTCCACGCATTCCATCGCCAGCTACCCCAACATCATAATACATCACTCCTTTTCCATCATTGTCTTTATCTACAAAACTCCTTTCAAATAACTCATCATGACCTGCAAATACCGCTATGACTCCATATTCCTCGAATAAAGGGTGTAAAACCTGCATGGGAACCCCTCCCTGACCAGTGGCAAGTTCATGGTTAATGGGTACTCCATGTTCACCTGAACTAAAGGGAATGTGATGAAATTGGGCAAAGATCAATTGACCAGACTCTTTTGCTGAAATCAAATTCTTTTCCAGCCAAGCGTATTGATCTGATCCAGGACCAAAGCTGCTTAAATCAGTTCCTCCTTGAGCATTATATTCCGATTGAGTGTAATTTTCCTGTGTGTCTGTTCCAAGTGTTGTAAACTCTTGATTTTTAATTTTTTGTTCTTCTGAAAAGTTGGATCGACTTTGGTCAGGAGTACCATTACTTGAGTCAATGGTTAAGATGGTAATCGGTCCATAGTCCACACGATAGTAACTTTGCCTATGCTTTTGTAAATCATCGACTTTGGGAGTTTCGAAATAGGCATAATACCGCTCTCGGCCAACAATTGGTAAGAATTTACCTTTTTCATTGAACCCATAGCCACCGTTCAATGCACCGAAATTCTCCCAATTCCCCAATGCTGGAATGATTGGATATCTTGTCAGGCCTTGACCAAATTCCCCGGCATTTTGTCTAAAAAACTCATCCCAACCCGGTTGATAACCACTACCTTGCACCAGATCCCCTGGCATCACAATAAAATCCGGCTCCCGTTGATTGATAACCTTTAAATTCTCTTGATAGCCCTGCTTCTCCGTGAGCATATAGTTTAATATTCCAATGCCCTGCTCAGTGGTAACTCCAAATTTATCTTTCCATAAACTAGCTGAGGTAGATGGCCGAAAACTCAAATCAGCTGGAAACCATGCTCTTCTTGTTACTCTTCCTTTCGGTTCCGTCTCGCTATCTGCGAGAGCAATGAACCTTATTTTTTCCCAATCACTTTGACTTGGTTTTGATCTGAAATTTGAAGAAAATGTACTTCCTCCTAAGCTTACGGTGTACTTATAAGTTTTACCACTTTGTAATTCGGGTAGGATAGCTTCATGCTTATAAGCTGCCTGACCATATAGCCAAGAACCTTGGGCAATCCCTGAAATGCTCTCATTCTGTTCGTTTGACGTGTAGTAAATCTCAGGTACCTCATTTGCCTGGATTTCTTGACTCCAAACCTTAGTTCCTTGATCATCAAAAAGTTCGAAATTCGAATTGATCTGAGAATGAGAAAAATAGCTTATTTGAACCCTTCCTTCACCATATAACTGAAGATAAGGTAGGACGCGAAATTCATCTGTAGAAGTAGCGATACCAGAAACTAAAGATAATGCTACACAAATAAGAGATAGGCAATAAAAAAACTTCTTCATCAATGATAAAACGGTAGAAAGCCTGAGTTGACCCTCTAACCCAAATTTATCAAATTTCTATTCAACCCTACTCTTTAATAGGAACAATTGAACGGGATTCACCGGGTCATTTGAAAATAAGTAAATATTTCTCTGGTCTATTCCTTTTCTACCTTTGGGGTCAAAGGTGATTTTTAAATCCACTGACTCCCCTGGCAAAAGCTCCACTTTAGGAATTTCTATGGTTAAACAATCACAGTTGCCTTGAATCTTTCTGATTTCTAATTTCTCCTGACCTTTATTGGTAATAGTCACGGATTCAGTCTGCACTGAATTAGCAGAAATTTTTTTCAGGTCAATTTCTTGGGTGCCCAAAGATAATTGGGGAACTAGGTGAAGTTCATCCTTTGAGATGGGAGGAAAATATTCAAAAACATCTGCCAATACCGGCATTGGAATAACCGATATAGAATCCCAAGAAACAGCTAAATAGTCCTCAAAAAACCCGAGATCTCCCTTTAGTTTCCCATCATATGACACCTGAAGTAACCCTCTTTCCTGAGACCTTACAATTTCTTGAACCTGAGATATTTGAATGAACTCAGGAGTATTATACTTTAAGCTATCTTTGTATAGTGTCTCCTCGCCAAAATTGTAAAATTCAAGCATTTTCACTTTGGGTTCATTGGTAAGAACCTCTCCCATATTTAGCTTGTTCAGGCGGAACCCTACATACTCTTTTCTAACCGGGAAAGCTTTCTCTGGATCTTGAGGATAGGGTATCGCGATTCCTTCAACAAACAAGGTATCCTGAGTATTTTGAAGGTTACCTTTGACGATCACCATTCTGTTAAAATACCCTGATGCAGAAGTAGGATCAAAGGATACTTTTAATATCCCCTTTTCGCCTACCTCAAGAGTATCTTTAGTGAATTCTGCTGTGGTACAACCACAATCAGTCCACACATCCTCGACAAAAAAAAGTGAATCCTGCGTATGAGTAAATTCAAATTCAGCCAATTGCTTTCCTTGCTCTTCAAATACCGTCCCCAGATCCACTTTATTCACTGCCCAAATCAATTTTGGCACTACAGTATCCTGAGCCTGAACGGCTTGGAATGAAAGCAACAAAATGGAAAGGGGCAACAGGAAAATTCGTATTCTACTCATACCGCAATTAACGCATATTTTCAACCGTATTATATGCTGTTTTACTTAATTTGCAGCAAAATTAAACAAATGGCAAGAGTACTGACAGGCATACAAAGTAGCGGTAGACCTCATTTAGGAAATATCCTAGGGGCAATTGTACCCGCTATTGAGTTGATCAACCAAAACGACAAAGAAGAATCCTTTATTTTTATTGCTGACTTGCATTCCTTAACCAGTTCCAAAGACGGTGAAACAAGGAAGCAAAACACGCTGGCAGTTGCTGCTGCTTGGCTTGCATTCGGGTTAGATATTGATAAAACGGTTTTCTATAGACAATCCAGAAGACCAGAGGTTGCTGAGTTAACTTGGTATTTGAGTTGCTTCACGCCTTTCCCAATGCTGGCAAATGCACATAGCTTTAAGGACAAATCGGAAAGATTATCTGATGTGAATGCAGGACTGTTCACTTATCC
Above is a window of Algoriphagus machipongonensis DNA encoding:
- a CDS encoding tryptophan 2,3-dioxygenase family protein is translated as MNQDQFDPQILEKIEQLQSKFKASGQDMLSYLEGLLYADYLTYWEYINLDVLLSLQQPKTSFHDEKIFIIYHQITELYFKLIISEMEQISIQEPISESFFLTRLERINMYFDHLISSFAMMWKGMEREQFLKFRMSLLPSSGFQSAQYREIELMAADAFNLVALKNRDEHDYHSPADDLFEHLYWQQGAIELATGEKTLTLKNFEAKYGKRLKEIIELYRRKNLWHKYIDCSDKSDELTEAMKKFDLKANVFWPLAHYKSAVRYLQKDPVDIAATGGTNWQKYLPPRFQKVIFYPELWTEKEKEEWGKGWVVKEIFGEDNTD
- a CDS encoding acyl-CoA dehydrogenase family protein, whose protein sequence is MAIQKTQKQDLFEGVDFLQIDDLLTEEHLLIRNSMRDFVKKEISPYIENWSQKAHFPTEIVKKFGEVGAFGPQLPEEYGCGGLDYISYGLIMQEIERGDSGMRSTASVQGSLVMYPIYKFGSEEQRKKYLPKLASGDMLGCFGLTEPDHGSNPSGMVTNFKDMGDYYLLNGAKMWISNSPEADIAVVWAKNEEGRIHGLIVERGMEGFTTPTTHNKWSLRASCTGELVFDNVKVPKENLLPNKSGLGAPLMCLDSARFGIAWGAIGAAMDCYESARKYAAERIQFDKPIASFQLVQKKLSEMLTEITKAQLLAWKVGKMMNEGKAKTVHISMAKRNNVEMALNIAREARQIHGGMGITGEYPIMRHMMNLESVITYEGTHDIHLLILGQEITGIPAFK
- a CDS encoding T9SS type A sorting domain-containing protein; its protein translation is MKWDGVVRVTVIDDLPPKLEVKSFGTIIDIVSNKTFELKPEYFISSLSDNCGEDLDIKMVPDLIGCGDINSIVPIEVHIRVEDKSGNVTEATSLLTVDATESKKVSLDGPSTGVIGEEVKLELGSEFPYTVLGWYKGDDLISSSDSKILTVTSSGKYVAELLPVNGCPVFSQPKEIVFSEDPGPDGKPYPPVKEKLELALNEDGLAEIAVNDIFQETLPEDSGLTISFDKNLFNCEDIGENTIVVLIRDSQGNEWEETIVVKVEDNLPPILETKNIEVEMDVVIGRIELKPDMFISSISDNCGVKNLTIDKPVLECESLGKEITVELRAEDFSGNVTEKTAIVSVKSTVSQPVTIEGPESICIGEKSEIELTSEAGFEVVRWRRNGNEIAGQTGKTLEIEEGGVYHAVIRYEGGCLFETAKLEVASNELPEGEIGVEGNELTAPEGDQYQWFYNGEEMEQTTQSIEVHKMGEYKVEVTNEGGCSQLFGPVEMTISGILGSKTISKELKIYPNPVSSEVILEVVGDEEFENGSWKIYDSNGKDVSAVIRLNSESPTRIGLDASGIAAGTYLVLIKGKDQEVFLGRIVKIK
- a CDS encoding metallophosphoesterase family protein, with translation MKKFFYCLSLICVALSLVSGIATSTDEFRVLPYLQLYGEGRVQISYFSHSQINSNFELFDDQGTKVWSQEIQANEVPEIYYTSNEQNESISGIAQGSWLYGQAAYKHEAILPELQSGKTYKYTVSLGGSTFSSNFRSKPSQSDWEKIRFIALADSETEPKGRVTRRAWFPADLSFRPSTSASLWKDKFGVTTEQGIGILNYMLTEKQGYQENLKVINQREPDFIVMPGDLVQGSGYQPGWDEFFRQNAGEFGQGLTRYPIIPALGNWENFGALNGGYGFNEKGKFLPIVGRERYYAYFETPKVDDLQKHRQSYYRVDYGPITILTIDSSNGTPDQSRSNFSEEQKIKNQEFTTLGTDTQENYTQSEYNAQGGTDLSSFGPGSDQYAWLEKNLISAKESGQLIFAQFHHIPFSSGEHGVPINHELATGQGGVPMQVLHPLFEEYGVIAVFAGHDELFERSFVDKDNDGKGVMYYDVGVAGDGMRGEKRNWLRNPLQLLKYNPYSLWSADQSEKEQWNTSGANPILSDGGKHYGHLEVNLQRVTEGEQELAVIDFTPVYIFPVLDQNYNLQKVERREYNDKVQLKIPLRVIEEEPQLKEELSISLGEDGAFSTQIADYFKSGYSEDYDYEFSRPLIYTCEDLGLNEVQVKIKKME
- a CDS encoding DUF1573 domain-containing protein; this encodes MSRIRIFLLPLSILLLSFQAVQAQDTVVPKLIWAVNKVDLGTVFEEQGKQLAEFEFTHTQDSLFFVEDVWTDCGCTTAEFTKDTLEVGEKGILKVSFDPTSASGYFNRMVIVKGNLQNTQDTLFVEGIAIPYPQDPEKAFPVRKEYVGFRLNKLNMGEVLTNEPKVKMLEFYNFGEETLYKDSLKYNTPEFIQISQVQEIVRSQERGLLQVSYDGKLKGDLGFFEDYLAVSWDSISVIPMPVLADVFEYFPPISKDELHLVPQLSLGTQEIDLKKISANSVQTESVTITNKGQEKLEIRKIQGNCDCLTIEIPKVELLPGESVDLKITFDPKGRKGIDQRNIYLFSNDPVNPVQLFLLKSRVE